The following proteins come from a genomic window of Heyndrickxia acidicola:
- the murQ gene encoding N-acetylmuramic acid 6-phosphate etherase yields the protein MLEKLTTEKRNKSTMNLDEMSIREVLESMNKEDQTVPAAVSQQLGNIEKAVEFVTTSFKFGGRLIYLGAGTSGRIGVLDAVECPPTFGSDPEMVQGLIAGGMKAFTKAVEGAEDNESMGVKDLEAISLTNRDTVIGIAASGRTPYVIGALKYAKAQGAKTVSISCNEGSEISKYAEVAIEVVTGPEVLTGSTRLKAGTAQKLVLNMISTASMIGIGKVYKNLMVDVQSTNKKLVERSKRIIMEAADVSYERAEETYIKAKHNVKAAILMILLDCSYETAIEKLGTSKGFIGKALI from the coding sequence ATGCTTGAAAAGCTGACGACAGAAAAACGTAATAAAAGCACAATGAACCTGGATGAAATGTCCATTCGTGAAGTGCTGGAATCCATGAATAAGGAAGATCAAACGGTTCCGGCCGCTGTTTCCCAGCAACTTGGTAATATTGAAAAGGCGGTTGAATTTGTCACAACTTCTTTTAAATTTGGCGGGAGACTGATTTATCTTGGTGCCGGTACAAGCGGGCGCATAGGAGTATTGGATGCTGTAGAATGTCCTCCGACCTTTGGCTCTGATCCAGAAATGGTACAGGGATTAATAGCGGGAGGAATGAAAGCGTTCACAAAGGCAGTTGAGGGTGCAGAGGATAATGAAAGTATGGGGGTAAAGGATTTAGAAGCCATTTCTCTGACAAACCGGGATACGGTGATAGGAATTGCAGCAAGCGGCAGAACTCCTTATGTAATAGGGGCATTAAAGTATGCAAAAGCACAAGGAGCTAAAACGGTAAGCATCAGCTGTAATGAAGGATCAGAAATCAGCAAATATGCAGAAGTAGCGATTGAAGTGGTTACAGGGCCTGAAGTGCTGACTGGATCGACAAGGCTGAAAGCAGGAACTGCCCAAAAGCTCGTTTTAAACATGATTTCAACTGCATCCATGATAGGAATAGGTAAAGTGTATAAAAACTTAATGGTGGATGTTCAATCAACCAATAAGAAGCTGGTTGAACGTTCAAAGAGAATTATTATGGAGGCTGCAGATGTCAGCTATGAGAGAGCAGAAGAAACATATATAAAAGCTAAACATAATGTCAAAGCTGCAATCCTTATGATTCTTTTGGATTGCAGCTATGAAACAGCGATTGAAAAGTTGGGTACATCAAAGGGGTTTATTGGAAAAGCACTGATTTGA
- a CDS encoding MurR/RpiR family transcriptional regulator, with product MSFLLNRIEKNLDNLSEAERKIGEYVLGHPELVPSMTTRELSVKSGVSEASIVRFCKSIGIQSFKTFKLELVKEITRTEPDITDFSILQKKDTPYDLFQKVTYVNKSAINSTLASLDRKELVAAIDVLKYAKRVIFHGVGGSATAAYDGHYKFTKLGYHTVMAHDFHYLLSLIPHLTKEDVFIAVSTSGKTKDVLELAQFSKSKGATVIAITNIDSSPLYKAANIRLCTPVVEQDFRIGSISSRIAQLNIIDTLYISLFHILGENVLQQYHEARAEAVRLRR from the coding sequence GTGAGCTTTTTATTGAATCGAATTGAAAAGAACCTAGATAATCTTTCAGAAGCTGAAAGGAAAATTGGGGAGTATGTCTTAGGCCACCCTGAACTGGTTCCCAGTATGACTACAAGGGAATTATCGGTTAAGTCTGGTGTTAGTGAAGCGAGCATCGTCCGATTTTGTAAATCCATTGGTATCCAAAGCTTTAAAACATTTAAATTGGAGCTGGTTAAGGAGATAACCAGGACCGAACCTGATATTACAGATTTTTCTATTTTGCAAAAAAAGGATACTCCATATGACCTTTTTCAAAAAGTGACCTATGTAAACAAGTCAGCAATTAATTCAACTCTGGCTTCTCTGGATAGAAAAGAGCTTGTGGCTGCGATTGATGTATTAAAATATGCCAAGAGGGTCATTTTTCATGGAGTTGGAGGATCTGCGACTGCCGCTTATGACGGGCATTATAAATTCACAAAGCTGGGCTACCATACCGTCATGGCGCATGACTTTCATTACTTATTATCGCTGATCCCGCACCTGACAAAAGAAGATGTATTTATAGCAGTCAGTACTTCTGGAAAAACAAAGGATGTACTTGAACTTGCCCAATTCTCTAAGTCAAAAGGTGCCACGGTGATTGCCATAACGAACATAGATAGCTCCCCTCTTTATAAAGCAGCGAATATACGGCTGTGCACTCCCGTCGTGGAGCAGGATTTCAGAATTGGCAGTATATCTTCACGGATAGCTCAGTTAAACATTATTGATACGCTGTATATAAGCCTGTTTCATATTCTTGGAGAAAATGTATTGCAGCAGTATCATGAAGCCAGAGCTGAGGCCGTGCGATTAAGAAGATAA
- a CDS encoding SE1832 family protein, producing the protein MEKKDIEYKIHDLKADYVRLQQDLEKLEFVKGNLHPLEKQLRDIEEELKVLYKKLEE; encoded by the coding sequence ATGGAGAAGAAGGATATTGAATATAAAATACACGACTTAAAGGCTGACTATGTCAGGCTTCAGCAGGATCTTGAAAAGCTTGAGTTTGTAAAAGGAAATCTACACCCTTTAGAAAAGCAGCTGAGGGATATTGAGGAAGAATTAAAGGTGCTGTATAAAAAGCTGGAGGAATAG
- a CDS encoding LytTR family DNA-binding domain-containing protein, protein MDSHTLSSIMEAVHELLPHGASLAITDEKQYICYKPGSQIDLKIQPGDLIKEGTASHKALSLKHRVEAYVDRGIFGVSYFGMSFPLLDASGPRGCVTVILRKKPNPLPPSFLTVKTEDRWIPVPMNQIMFLEALSRKTMIHAENVKGNHKLNLSEVEWQLPDHLFIRCHRSYIVNVTFISEIHPDSHSTFVLIMKDGTRIPVSQSYSSYFRKMLCF, encoded by the coding sequence ATGGATTCTCACACACTCAGCTCTATTATGGAAGCTGTTCATGAGCTTTTGCCCCATGGGGCCTCACTTGCAATCACAGATGAAAAACAATACATTTGCTATAAGCCGGGCAGTCAAATAGACCTGAAAATTCAGCCTGGCGACTTGATTAAGGAAGGGACAGCCTCCCACAAAGCCCTCTCGTTAAAGCATCGTGTTGAGGCATATGTTGATAGAGGAATATTTGGTGTTTCCTATTTCGGCATGTCTTTTCCTCTTTTAGATGCATCGGGGCCAAGAGGCTGTGTTACGGTCATTCTGCGCAAAAAGCCGAACCCGCTTCCTCCCTCGTTTTTAACGGTTAAAACAGAGGACCGCTGGATTCCTGTCCCCATGAATCAAATCATGTTTTTAGAGGCACTGAGCCGAAAAACAATGATTCATGCAGAAAATGTCAAAGGGAATCACAAGCTTAATTTATCAGAAGTAGAATGGCAGCTTCCAGACCATCTATTTATTCGGTGCCACCGCTCTTATATTGTTAACGTAACCTTTATTTCCGAAATTCATCCTGATTCCCATTCCACTTTTGTGCTAATTATGAAAGATGGAACCAGGATTCCGGTCAGCCAAAGCTATTCCAGTTATTTCAGAAAGATGCTTTGCTTCTGA
- a CDS encoding succinate CoA transferase produces the protein MTSNQLDLIGDSHLKSLVVSAKEAASWIKNGMTLGLSGFTRAGDAKAVPFALVDRAKSESLKVNIYTGASLGSNVDKAMAEAGMVHKRIPFQADSIMRKKINDGQMLFVDQHLSHMAESIRANVLNKIDYAIVEAISISDDGLIIPTTSIGNSSIFVEKADRIIIELNTAQPRELKGVHDIYEPGEHGERKPIFLTRVEDRIGKTGIPYDINRVAGIVFTHQEDSPSTIAPPDNETALMANHLLSFLRQEVAAGRLTKKLAPLQSGIGTVANAVLYGLMNSEFTDLEIYSEVLQDAVFDLLDTGKVRFASGCSITLSEAKMKKVYSSFQLYKDRIVLRPQEISNHPEIIRRLGLIAINTALEADIYGNVNSTHVRGTHMMNGIGGSGDFARNARLAIFVTKSIAKNGHVSSIVPFVSHVDHTEHDVDVLVTEYGYADLRGLSPIERVHLIVENCAHPMYRKPLRDYFNEAVMNGGHTPHILEKALSWHVHYEKNGTMVQSQNLAKTK, from the coding sequence ATGACTAGCAATCAGTTAGACTTAATTGGAGATTCTCATTTAAAAAGCTTAGTAGTTTCCGCTAAAGAAGCAGCTTCGTGGATAAAGAATGGTATGACTCTGGGTCTAAGCGGTTTTACCAGGGCGGGTGATGCCAAAGCCGTACCATTTGCCTTAGTGGATAGAGCGAAAAGTGAATCGTTGAAGGTAAATATATACACCGGAGCTTCTCTTGGTTCAAATGTAGATAAGGCAATGGCAGAGGCTGGAATGGTGCATAAACGGATCCCTTTTCAGGCAGATTCCATCATGAGGAAGAAAATTAATGATGGCCAAATGCTTTTCGTAGATCAGCATCTATCCCACATGGCCGAATCCATACGTGCTAATGTATTAAACAAAATTGACTATGCAATTGTGGAAGCGATTTCAATTTCGGATGATGGGTTAATCATCCCAACTACGTCTATTGGGAATTCTTCTATTTTTGTAGAAAAGGCGGATCGCATAATTATCGAATTAAATACTGCCCAGCCTCGAGAGCTTAAAGGAGTCCATGATATTTATGAGCCAGGCGAGCATGGTGAAAGAAAACCTATTTTCCTTACCAGAGTGGAAGACCGTATAGGAAAAACCGGTATCCCTTACGATATTAACAGGGTTGCCGGAATTGTCTTTACACACCAAGAGGATTCCCCTTCAACCATTGCCCCGCCTGATAATGAGACTGCTCTTATGGCGAATCACCTCCTATCCTTCTTAAGGCAGGAGGTTGCAGCTGGGCGTTTGACAAAGAAACTGGCACCATTGCAGTCGGGAATTGGGACAGTGGCAAATGCTGTTCTTTATGGACTGATGAATTCAGAGTTTACAGACCTGGAAATTTATTCAGAGGTCTTGCAGGACGCCGTTTTTGACCTTTTGGATACGGGAAAGGTCCGCTTTGCTTCAGGCTGCTCCATTACCCTTTCTGAAGCCAAAATGAAAAAGGTTTATTCGAGCTTTCAACTATACAAAGACCGCATTGTGCTGCGGCCTCAAGAAATATCCAACCATCCTGAAATCATCCGACGTTTAGGATTAATCGCCATTAATACTGCCCTTGAAGCAGATATTTACGGCAATGTGAATTCAACTCATGTGCGCGGAACCCATATGATGAATGGGATTGGCGGTTCAGGGGACTTTGCGAGAAACGCCCGCCTGGCTATTTTCGTAACAAAATCAATTGCAAAGAATGGCCATGTTTCCAGCATTGTTCCATTTGTTTCTCACGTAGATCACACAGAGCATGATGTCGATGTTTTAGTCACTGAATATGGATATGCTGATTTAAGAGGACTTTCACCTATTGAGCGTGTCCATCTAATTGTTGAGAATTGTGCCCATCCAATGTACAGAAAACCATTAAGGGACTATTTTAATGAAGCAGTCATGAATGGCGGGCATACTCCGCATATATTGGAAAAGGCACTTTCATGGCATGTCCATTATGAAAAAAATGGAACGATGGTCCAATCTCAAAATCTTGCTAAAACGAAATAA
- the ybaK gene encoding Cys-tRNA(Pro) deacylase, with protein MAANKTNAMRLLDAEGIFYETYTYDVKDGKIDGISVAHKIGKPPSIVFKTLVVQGASKKTYVFVIPVEAELDLKKAASAAREKKVEMAPVKDIQKLTGYIRGGCSPIGMKKLYPTFIDQETQFHDQIIVSGGKIGIQLLIKVDDLAKMTNAAIAEISQK; from the coding sequence ATGGCTGCAAACAAAACCAATGCAATGCGTCTTTTAGATGCAGAAGGAATTTTCTACGAGACATACACCTATGATGTAAAGGATGGTAAGATTGATGGCATTTCGGTTGCACATAAAATAGGGAAGCCGCCGTCTATTGTTTTTAAAACCCTTGTGGTACAAGGGGCCAGCAAAAAGACGTATGTATTTGTCATTCCGGTTGAGGCAGAACTGGATTTAAAAAAAGCTGCAAGTGCAGCTAGGGAAAAGAAAGTTGAAATGGCGCCAGTAAAGGACATTCAGAAATTGACAGGTTATATTAGGGGAGGCTGCTCTCCCATTGGGATGAAAAAGCTTTACCCTACCTTTATAGATCAAGAAACTCAGTTTCATGATCAAATAATAGTGAGCGGGGGTAAAATTGGAATACAGCTGCTCATAAAAGTGGATGACCTGGCTAAAATGACAAACGCTGCTATTGCAGAGATTAGTCAAAAATAG
- a CDS encoding bifunctional metallophosphatase/5'-nucleotidase, which produces MENMELVILETSDVHGNIYPINYGTNKAADVGLAKIASLVKNERTRNPYLLFVDNGDLIQGTPLMYHFARIEPAKPNPMIMLANEMQYDAAVFGNHEFNYGKELLSSAIHESTFPWISANILDSKTKKPYYGKPYLVKEFSNGLRVGILGLTTPYIPNWEQPEHIEGLVFEDAVAAAKKWVKHLKEKEQADVVIVSYHGGFERDLESGEPTETITGENQGYQICYEVEGVDVLLTGHQHRLIGDSHVNGVPVVQPGSNGAALGKVTLFLEKQEGKWVIKESISKLISVSGAEADTILLENVKEYETSTQSWLDLPIGRIEGDMVVHDPMSIRLQDNALIEFFNRVQMEAAGVDISSTALFDNHSPGLKENVTMRDVVSNYIYPNTLKVLRITGKDIKDALERSASYFKEYNGEKIEVNPAFSDPKPQHFNYDMWEGIDYLIDIRKPHGERIVKLEYKGAPIDFTKEYEVVMNNYRAGGGGEYFMFKDKPVVKEIQTDVSELIANYILERKAVKASVNHNWKVIY; this is translated from the coding sequence ATGGAAAACATGGAATTAGTAATCCTTGAAACAAGCGATGTACATGGAAACATCTATCCAATTAATTATGGCACCAACAAGGCCGCAGATGTGGGACTCGCTAAAATTGCCAGTCTTGTCAAGAACGAGAGAACCAGGAATCCCTATTTGTTATTTGTGGATAATGGCGATCTTATTCAGGGAACTCCATTAATGTACCATTTTGCGAGAATAGAGCCTGCTAAGCCAAATCCAATGATTATGCTGGCAAATGAGATGCAATATGATGCAGCTGTTTTTGGAAATCACGAATTTAATTATGGTAAAGAGCTATTATCATCTGCTATACATGAATCTACATTCCCGTGGATATCAGCGAATATTCTTGATTCTAAAACAAAAAAGCCCTATTATGGAAAACCTTATTTGGTTAAGGAATTTTCTAATGGATTAAGAGTAGGTATTTTAGGTCTGACAACACCTTACATTCCAAATTGGGAACAGCCGGAGCATATTGAAGGCTTGGTTTTTGAGGATGCTGTTGCGGCGGCAAAAAAATGGGTGAAGCACCTGAAAGAAAAAGAGCAGGCGGATGTTGTTATCGTTTCCTATCATGGAGGTTTTGAAAGAGACCTTGAATCAGGAGAGCCTACTGAAACCATAACAGGTGAAAACCAGGGCTATCAGATTTGCTATGAAGTTGAAGGCGTTGATGTTCTGCTCACGGGCCACCAGCATCGTTTAATAGGAGATTCGCATGTAAATGGGGTCCCTGTCGTGCAGCCGGGCAGCAATGGAGCAGCCCTTGGAAAGGTGACTTTGTTTTTAGAAAAACAAGAGGGGAAATGGGTGATAAAAGAGTCCATTTCTAAATTGATTTCGGTTAGCGGTGCTGAGGCCGATACAATTTTGCTTGAAAACGTAAAAGAGTATGAGACTTCAACTCAGTCTTGGCTGGACCTGCCAATTGGAAGAATAGAAGGAGATATGGTTGTTCATGATCCTATGTCTATTCGATTACAGGACAACGCATTAATAGAGTTTTTTAACCGCGTTCAGATGGAGGCTGCGGGTGTGGATATCTCCAGCACTGCGTTATTTGATAATCACTCGCCGGGACTCAAGGAAAACGTAACGATGAGGGATGTCGTATCGAATTATATTTATCCTAATACATTAAAGGTCCTTCGTATTACTGGAAAGGATATTAAGGATGCACTAGAACGCTCTGCCTCTTACTTTAAAGAATATAATGGAGAGAAAATTGAAGTGAATCCGGCTTTCTCAGATCCGAAGCCCCAACACTTTAATTATGATATGTGGGAGGGAATAGATTATCTTATTGATATTCGAAAGCCTCATGGAGAGCGTATCGTCAAGCTTGAATATAAAGGAGCTCCAATCGATTTTACCAAAGAATACGAGGTAGTAATGAATAATTACCGTGCAGGTGGCGGCGGGGAATATTTTATGTTTAAGGACAAGCCTGTTGTGAAGGAAATTCAAACGGATGTCTCTGAGCTCATCGCTAATTATATTTTAGAAAGAAAAGCTGTAAAAGCCTCCGTTAATCATAACTGGAAGGTTATCTATTAA
- a CDS encoding phosphate/phosphite/phosphonate ABC transporter substrate-binding protein: MLKKFFALFLTIGIVSGLMAGCGTSSSSSGSDLKELRIGFVPSQNAETLEARAKPLADLLQKELGIPVKVTVTTDYNGVVEAMGSKQLELGFLPPTDYVLAHQKKYANVLLQALRFGVDPKTGANTSDKVSYYYAGILVRNDSGIKSLNDLKGKTIGWQSPTSSAGYVWPAVEMKEKAGIDAQKDVKSVVFQGHDKAVLAVLNKDVDAAAVFEDARNIVKGEYPNVFKDTHYIYQTAKIPNDTISIRPDISKKWADKIANAFIKIGNDPKGQKIIESIYTHEGYQKASDSTFDVVRDYSDKVKNIGK; this comes from the coding sequence ATGTTAAAAAAATTTTTTGCTTTATTCCTGACAATTGGTATTGTCTCTGGCCTGATGGCAGGGTGCGGAACCAGTTCAAGCAGCAGCGGGAGCGACTTAAAAGAACTAAGAATTGGTTTTGTTCCGTCCCAAAACGCTGAAACACTAGAAGCTCGGGCTAAGCCTTTAGCAGATTTACTTCAAAAAGAATTGGGAATTCCGGTTAAAGTAACAGTAACGACCGATTACAATGGTGTAGTAGAAGCCATGGGCTCTAAACAACTGGAACTAGGATTCCTGCCTCCGACAGATTATGTTTTGGCCCATCAAAAGAAATATGCAAATGTTCTTTTACAGGCTTTGCGTTTTGGCGTTGATCCTAAGACAGGTGCTAACACATCTGATAAAGTTTCCTACTATTATGCTGGTATTTTAGTGAGAAATGACTCTGGCATTAAATCATTGAATGACCTAAAAGGAAAAACGATAGGCTGGCAATCTCCTACTTCTTCTGCCGGGTATGTATGGCCAGCGGTTGAAATGAAAGAAAAAGCTGGAATCGACGCACAGAAAGACGTGAAGAGCGTTGTTTTCCAAGGTCATGATAAAGCTGTACTAGCTGTGCTAAACAAGGATGTGGATGCAGCAGCGGTATTTGAGGATGCACGTAATATTGTGAAGGGCGAATATCCAAATGTCTTTAAAGATACTCATTATATTTATCAAACAGCTAAAATACCAAACGATACAATCAGTATCCGTCCAGACATCTCCAAAAAATGGGCTGATAAAATTGCTAATGCTTTCATAAAAATCGGAAATGATCCAAAAGGACAAAAAATCATCGAGTCCATTTATACACATGAAGGCTATCAAAAAGCATCTGATTCTACCTTCGATGTTGTAAGAGATTACAGCGATAAAGTTAAAAACATCGGAAAATAA
- the phnE gene encoding phosphonate ABC transporter, permease protein PhnE — MNEVSVGKPIKKPIKKRIRNWVVFAIVVLIYVWAFWGAPHISLKSSAITAIKFIVHGIFHPDWSYISEPGGEDLLHALLQTLAIAILGTFISAIICVPFAFWAARNISKNYWVSGFGKAVLSCIRVFPELIMALLFIKAVGLGPFAGILALGFHSVGMLGKLFGESIENTEFNAREALIASGANRIQILRFAIIPEILPAFMSYTLYRFEISVRSATILGIVGAGGIGAPLIFALQGHSWPRVGIILWGIIVMVTAIDLISSTIRKRLI, encoded by the coding sequence ATGAATGAAGTATCAGTAGGCAAGCCAATTAAAAAACCTATTAAAAAAAGAATTAGAAACTGGGTTGTATTCGCCATTGTTGTTCTAATCTATGTATGGGCTTTTTGGGGTGCCCCGCATATATCCCTTAAGTCTTCAGCAATAACGGCAATTAAGTTTATCGTCCATGGCATTTTTCATCCAGACTGGAGCTATATCTCTGAACCGGGCGGTGAAGACTTGCTGCATGCTTTGCTTCAGACTTTAGCAATAGCCATTCTTGGAACCTTTATCTCTGCTATCATATGCGTTCCGTTTGCATTCTGGGCTGCCCGGAATATAAGCAAAAATTACTGGGTTTCAGGATTTGGTAAAGCTGTTCTAAGCTGTATCCGGGTATTTCCCGAGCTTATTATGGCACTTTTATTTATTAAAGCAGTTGGACTTGGACCGTTTGCCGGTATCTTAGCATTAGGTTTCCACTCTGTCGGTATGCTGGGGAAATTGTTCGGTGAATCAATAGAAAACACTGAGTTTAATGCAAGGGAAGCGCTCATAGCTTCGGGTGCAAATCGAATCCAGATCCTTAGGTTTGCCATTATTCCCGAGATATTGCCTGCCTTTATGTCCTATACATTGTACCGTTTTGAAATTAGTGTGCGTTCGGCTACCATTTTGGGGATCGTTGGTGCAGGAGGGATTGGTGCCCCGTTAATCTTTGCGTTGCAAGGCCACAGCTGGCCGAGAGTGGGCATTATTTTATGGGGGATTATTGTTATGGTTACGGCTATTGACTTAATATCAAGCACTATTCGCAAGAGGTTGATTTAA
- the phnE gene encoding phosphonate ABC transporter, permease protein PhnE, with protein sequence MMDAANKKRLKRIKTLLTVICILLLLVGSALVTQVSFTDLWNGLPNMGTLLGEMFPPDWSYFGYVTQPMLETIRMAVLGTTFGGIIAIPVALLSSSNVIRIPVIYQISRFIMNLIRTIPELLLAALFVPIFGIGEIPGIAAITVFSFGIIAKLTFESIEAIDPGPLEAMTAVGANKVQWIFFGVIPQVMAHYMSYFLYSFEINIRAAAILGYVGAGGIGLVLSNALSFFQYNQVLTIIIYTLIVVLIIDAVSNKIREKLL encoded by the coding sequence ATGATGGATGCGGCAAATAAAAAAAGGTTGAAGAGAATCAAAACACTGCTGACGGTTATTTGTATCCTTTTGCTATTAGTAGGTAGTGCACTAGTAACACAGGTTTCATTCACTGATCTTTGGAACGGTCTTCCGAATATGGGAACTCTGCTAGGAGAAATGTTTCCTCCTGACTGGTCATATTTTGGTTATGTAACGCAGCCGATGCTGGAAACCATCCGAATGGCGGTACTTGGTACTACGTTTGGAGGCATCATTGCTATTCCAGTAGCACTTTTATCTTCCAGTAATGTTATTCGAATTCCAGTAATCTATCAAATTTCCAGGTTCATAATGAACTTAATACGGACAATCCCCGAGCTGCTGCTCGCAGCGCTATTTGTACCTATTTTTGGCATAGGAGAAATTCCAGGTATTGCCGCTATTACGGTTTTTTCCTTCGGGATTATTGCAAAGCTTACGTTTGAATCAATAGAAGCCATTGACCCGGGGCCCTTGGAAGCAATGACCGCTGTTGGAGCCAACAAGGTCCAATGGATTTTCTTTGGCGTGATACCGCAAGTAATGGCTCATTATATGTCTTATTTCTTATACAGCTTTGAAATTAATATTCGTGCAGCTGCTATTCTAGGTTATGTTGGCGCTGGCGGTATAGGTCTTGTGCTAAGTAATGCCTTAAGCTTTTTTCAATATAATCAGGTGCTTACCATTATCATTTATACACTTATCGTAGTACTCATTATTGATGCAGTCAGTAATAAAATACGGGAGAAATTGCTATGA
- the phnC gene encoding phosphonate ABC transporter ATP-binding protein, which yields MIEFKNVSKVYPNGTQGLKNVSITINKGDFVVIVGLSGAGKSTFLRSINRLHEITDGEIRIDGKSITAAKGKDLRFIRRDIGMIFQNFNLVKRSTVLRNVLSGRVAYHSTIRTLLGLFPKEDQELAINALNRVNIADKAYSRADELSGGQQQRVSIARALAQEAKIILADEPVASLDPFTTKQVMDDLKRINLELGITTVVNLHFVDLARQYATRIIGIRAGEVVFDGPVEEATDEVFSQIYGREIKKDELLGETE from the coding sequence ATGATCGAATTCAAGAATGTTTCCAAGGTCTATCCTAACGGTACTCAAGGATTGAAAAATGTAAGTATCACTATCAACAAAGGGGATTTTGTAGTCATTGTCGGGCTTTCTGGTGCAGGTAAATCTACTTTTTTGCGCTCTATAAACAGGCTTCACGAAATTACGGATGGGGAAATCCGCATTGATGGAAAGTCCATAACTGCTGCCAAGGGAAAGGATCTCCGTTTTATACGGCGTGATATTGGAATGATATTTCAAAATTTTAATTTGGTAAAGCGATCAACCGTTTTGCGAAATGTCCTATCTGGACGTGTAGCCTATCATTCTACCATTCGCACACTTCTTGGGCTTTTTCCGAAAGAAGATCAGGAATTGGCAATAAATGCGTTGAATCGTGTGAATATTGCGGATAAAGCGTATTCGAGAGCAGACGAGCTTTCAGGGGGGCAGCAGCAGCGTGTCTCTATTGCCCGTGCACTGGCACAGGAAGCAAAAATCATTCTTGCAGACGAACCAGTAGCATCTTTGGATCCTTTTACCACTAAACAGGTAATGGATGACTTGAAGAGAATTAATTTGGAGCTGGGGATCACGACGGTTGTCAATCTGCATTTTGTAGATCTAGCGAGGCAGTATGCGACAAGAATCATTGGAATCCGTGCCGGGGAAGTTGTTTTCGATGGACCTGTTGAAGAGGCGACGGATGAAGTGTTTTCACAAATTTATGGCCGTGAAATTAAGAAAGATGAACTCTTAGGGGAGACGGAATGA
- a CDS encoding CBO0543 family protein — MYLVIVVAVYILFATWFVDWKRWREYYPTIQFYIVFNFLYNFLFFRHTLWAFQAKTFNWLNHTLIDITFSFFIIPVIIMIYLRYQPSGGKLIIYTSIWIVYFSFLEYIFWKRGLFIYQNGWGPMWSSFFNIIMFTLLRIHYKHPLTAILMCIPIITILLFLFHPALSQLK; from the coding sequence ATGTACCTTGTTATTGTTGTAGCGGTTTATATCCTTTTTGCTACATGGTTTGTTGATTGGAAACGCTGGAGAGAGTATTACCCAACCATCCAATTTTATATCGTTTTTAACTTTCTTTATAATTTTCTTTTTTTTCGTCATACTTTGTGGGCTTTTCAGGCAAAAACCTTTAATTGGCTAAACCATACGCTTATTGATATCACTTTTTCTTTCTTTATTATCCCCGTTATTATTATGATTTATTTGAGATATCAGCCCTCAGGGGGAAAGCTGATTATTTATACATCCATTTGGATAGTATACTTCTCTTTCTTAGAGTATATATTTTGGAAAAGAGGGCTGTTCATCTACCAAAACGGCTGGGGGCCTATGTGGTCATCCTTTTTTAATATCATTATGTTTACCTTGCTGAGAATACATTACAAACATCCTCTAACCGCTATTCTTATGTGTATCCCAATTATTACAATCCTGCTGTTTTTATTTCACCCGGCACTATCTCAGTTGAAATAG